The Cupriavidus sp. EM10 genome includes a region encoding these proteins:
- a CDS encoding TerC family protein codes for MESLFELARDPSAWAALATLVAMEIVLGIDNLIFISILTNKLPAENREKARRIGIGLALILRLGLLATIAVIVALTEPVFTILGKGISWRDIILIAGGAFLVWKATREIHHHVAPEAEHDDESAVARAVPGFAAAIGQILVLDLVFSIDSIITAVGMTDHVPIMFVAVIAAVTVMLVAATPLANFINRNPTIVMLALAFLIMIGMTLIADGLGHHVPKGYIYTAMAFSTAVEGLNMLARRRRARARGKVAD; via the coding sequence ATGGAATCATTGTTCGAACTGGCACGCGACCCGTCCGCCTGGGCCGCCCTGGCCACCCTGGTTGCCATGGAAATCGTGCTGGGCATCGACAACCTGATCTTCATTTCCATCCTGACCAACAAGCTGCCCGCAGAGAACCGGGAGAAGGCGCGCCGCATCGGTATCGGCCTGGCGTTGATCCTGCGGCTGGGGCTGCTGGCCACCATCGCCGTCATCGTGGCGCTGACCGAGCCTGTGTTCACGATCCTGGGCAAGGGCATTTCCTGGCGGGACATCATCCTGATCGCCGGCGGCGCCTTCCTGGTCTGGAAGGCCACGCGCGAAATCCACCACCACGTGGCCCCGGAAGCCGAGCATGACGACGAATCGGCCGTCGCCCGCGCCGTGCCCGGCTTTGCCGCGGCCATCGGTCAGATACTGGTGCTGGACCTGGTGTTCTCGATCGACAGCATCATTACCGCCGTGGGCATGACGGATCACGTGCCGATCATGTTCGTGGCCGTGATCGCCGCCGTGACCGTGATGCTGGTGGCGGCCACGCCGCTAGCCAACTTCATCAACCGCAACCCCACCATCGTCATGCTGGCGCTGGCCTTCCTGATCATGATCGGCATGACGCTGATTGCCGACGGGCTGGGCCACCATGTGCCCAAAGGCTATATCTATACGGCGATGGCGTTCTCGACGGCCGTGGAGGGGCTGAACATGCTCGCGCGGCGGCGTCGTGCCAGGGCGCGGGGGAAGGTTGCCGACTGA
- a CDS encoding MFS transporter, producing MSTSQMSFEEAIRTAGVGKFQYRLFVIFGLVWMADAMQVLSIGFSAPSIASTFGVPVPQALQTGTTFFIGMLVGAFCFGRVADRIGRRPALMLAVVIDAACGVASAFAPSLGWLMVLRFLTGIGVGGTLPVDYTMLAEFLPRDRRGRWLVLLESFWALGTICLALLALAAATHGDDAWRIIFFVTGIPALVGVIPRMYVPESPLFLNRNGKSEQARQVLERVAQTNGRQVTIPVLQSERTERQSVFTLFTDTFRRRTVALFAAWLLISVAYYAVFVYLPIRLSGAGFAFMRGQAFLVVLALVQLPGYALAAYGVERWGRKPTLIGFLLLSAVGCMLYSLGTAPVVVVGSTLLMSFALLGTWGALYAFTPEVYPTNLRATGMGTAGAVARFGGLFAPSVIAPVMSTHFTLALAMISAMLATAALAVSAVNVESRNRALD from the coding sequence ATGTCGACCTCGCAGATGAGTTTTGAAGAGGCCATCCGGACCGCCGGTGTCGGAAAATTCCAATATCGGCTCTTCGTGATCTTCGGGCTGGTGTGGATGGCCGATGCGATGCAGGTGCTGTCGATCGGCTTCAGCGCCCCCTCCATCGCCAGCACCTTCGGCGTGCCCGTGCCGCAGGCCTTGCAGACCGGCACCACGTTCTTTATCGGCATGCTGGTGGGAGCGTTCTGCTTCGGGCGCGTCGCCGACCGCATCGGCCGGCGCCCGGCGCTGATGCTGGCCGTGGTCATCGATGCCGCGTGCGGCGTGGCCTCGGCGTTCGCCCCGAGCCTGGGCTGGCTGATGGTGTTGCGCTTCCTGACCGGTATCGGCGTGGGCGGCACGCTGCCGGTGGACTACACGATGCTGGCCGAATTCCTGCCGCGTGACCGTCGCGGCCGCTGGCTGGTGTTGCTGGAATCGTTCTGGGCGCTCGGCACGATCTGCCTGGCCCTGCTGGCGCTGGCCGCCGCCACCCATGGCGACGACGCCTGGCGCATCATCTTCTTCGTGACCGGCATCCCTGCGCTGGTGGGTGTGATCCCGCGCATGTACGTGCCGGAGTCGCCGCTGTTCCTGAACCGCAACGGCAAGTCCGAGCAGGCGCGCCAGGTGCTGGAGCGAGTGGCCCAGACCAATGGCCGGCAGGTCACCATTCCCGTGTTGCAGTCGGAGCGCACCGAGCGGCAGTCGGTCTTCACGCTGTTCACGGACACCTTCCGGCGCCGCACCGTGGCGCTGTTCGCCGCATGGCTGCTGATCTCGGTGGCCTACTACGCGGTGTTCGTCTACCTGCCGATCCGCCTGAGCGGTGCCGGCTTTGCCTTCATGCGCGGGCAGGCCTTCCTGGTGGTCCTGGCGCTGGTGCAGTTGCCCGGCTATGCCCTGGCCGCCTATGGCGTGGAACGCTGGGGCCGCAAGCCGACGCTGATCGGATTCCTGCTGCTCAGCGCCGTGGGCTGCATGCTGTACAGCCTGGGCACGGCACCCGTGGTGGTGGTGGGCTCGACACTGCTGATGAGCTTCGCGCTGCTCGGCACGTGGGGCGCGCTGTATGCCTTCACGCCCGAGGTCTACCCCACCAACCTGCGCGCCACCGGCATGGGCACGGCCGGCGCCGTGGCCCGTTTTGGCGGGCTGTTCGCGCCGTCCGTGATCGCGCCGGTCATGTCCACGCACTTCACGCTGGCCCTGGCGATGATCTCCGCCATGCTCGCCACGGCGGCGCTGGCGGTCAGTGCCGTCAACGTCGAATCGAGGAACCGCGCGCTCGATTGA